A DNA window from Leptospira langatensis contains the following coding sequences:
- a CDS encoding PP2C family protein-serine/threonine phosphatase, with protein sequence MSTGNNFSNYPTNQSEPTVASLKQFLSEESLSRFRFAMFLFIFFAGFGLLFGDPANVGLYDPRWIRVTHVILILISLVLSFKLKSFKQYTDPVLLFHFAIMSVHSFYLLYANGLYLGYLFGLILVVFSTGVSINNRRVLIPVLLIFIAIAFFVGINVKNPRIEVGMYYFGLISSSVLSVLVIGFRMRTFETLLRADVQLEKFQANIEEELELAQSTQKSLVDLEFPESGNFRISSYFKPLESVGGDLIKTDMAKQGELDFFFADAAGHGISAAMVSSMAVMAFKMNAPIAESPAKGLTLIHESLMGMIGGFFITAVYMRLDREKRLLTYSYAGHHPAVIIRSDGSVKTLEGRGTVLLALPKLFNRDYTVELSPGDKVLLFSDGLFEFYGEDQEFFGYDSFVKLLQDHTSKSGHEFLESVGKSVLNLHRSHLKDDMTMLLLEVL encoded by the coding sequence ATGTCTACAGGGAACAATTTTTCCAACTATCCTACGAATCAGAGTGAGCCAACTGTCGCGAGCTTAAAGCAATTCTTATCCGAGGAATCCCTTTCTCGGTTTCGATTTGCGATGTTCCTTTTTATTTTCTTCGCAGGATTTGGTTTGCTATTCGGAGATCCTGCCAATGTAGGTCTTTACGATCCCAGATGGATCCGCGTTACTCATGTTATTCTCATCCTAATTTCCCTTGTCTTAAGTTTTAAATTAAAGAGTTTTAAACAGTATACGGACCCTGTCCTACTGTTCCATTTTGCGATCATGAGCGTGCATTCCTTCTATCTTTTGTACGCGAACGGTTTGTATCTGGGTTATCTGTTCGGTTTGATCCTGGTAGTTTTCAGTACTGGAGTTTCGATCAATAACAGAAGGGTCCTGATCCCTGTACTTCTCATCTTCATTGCGATCGCCTTCTTCGTCGGAATAAATGTGAAAAATCCTAGGATAGAAGTGGGTATGTACTATTTCGGTCTCATCTCTTCTTCCGTTCTTTCCGTCTTGGTAATCGGGTTTCGTATGAGGACTTTCGAAACCTTATTGCGTGCGGATGTGCAATTGGAAAAATTCCAGGCCAATATTGAGGAGGAGCTGGAGCTTGCCCAATCCACTCAGAAGAGCTTGGTGGATCTGGAGTTCCCTGAATCCGGTAATTTCAGGATCTCCTCTTACTTTAAACCTTTGGAAAGTGTAGGTGGGGATCTTATTAAGACGGATATGGCCAAGCAAGGCGAGTTGGACTTCTTCTTTGCGGATGCTGCGGGTCATGGGATCTCCGCTGCCATGGTCTCTTCTATGGCGGTCATGGCCTTCAAGATGAACGCTCCCATTGCGGAAAGTCCTGCCAAGGGTCTAACTTTGATCCATGAATCCTTGATGGGTATGATCGGCGGTTTCTTTATCACCGCTGTTTACATGAGATTGGATCGTGAGAAGAGGCTCTTGACCTATTCGTACGCCGGCCATCATCCTGCTGTGATCATTCGTTCCGACGGTTCTGTGAAGACTTTGGAAGGAAGGGGCACAGTGCTTCTCGCTCTGCCTAAATTATTCAATCGTGATTATACTGTGGAATTGTCTCCGGGAGATAAGGTACTTCTTTTTTCCGACGGATTATTCGAGTTTTATGGAGAGGATCAGGAGTTTTTCGGCTACGATTCTTTTGTGAAATTACTCCAGGATCATACTTCCAAATCGGGACACGAGTTCCTGGAATCCGTGGGCAAGTCCGTTCTGAATCTGCATCGTTCTCATCTTAAGGATGATATGACCATGCTCCTTCTGGAAGTTTTGTAG
- a CDS encoding SelL-related redox protein, with protein MKFLPKEVLEYPVKGRRLIGTVLGDNIPQKPSLLIYLRHLGCIFCRETVEDLRQISSRVSAFPPILFVHPDSVREGEEFFSRFWPEASAISDPDAGLYEYLKISEGNLIELAGPEVWVSAVRALTKGNFYGVQGRNILRMPGAFLVLKDRILWSHTYRHIGDEPDWTKLPGCTPIPSSVDDYDTGILPA; from the coding sequence ATGAAATTTCTACCGAAAGAAGTCTTGGAATATCCGGTCAAAGGCAGAAGGCTGATCGGAACGGTTTTGGGGGATAATATTCCTCAGAAGCCTAGTTTACTCATCTATCTCCGACATTTAGGATGTATTTTTTGTAGAGAGACTGTGGAGGATCTTAGACAGATCAGCTCTCGGGTCTCTGCCTTCCCGCCTATATTGTTCGTTCATCCTGATTCTGTAAGAGAAGGAGAAGAATTTTTTTCAAGATTCTGGCCGGAGGCAAGCGCCATCTCCGATCCGGACGCAGGTCTTTACGAATATTTGAAAATTTCGGAAGGAAATTTGATCGAATTAGCGGGACCGGAGGTTTGGGTAAGCGCGGTCAGAGCTCTTACCAAAGGGAATTTTTACGGAGTCCAAGGACGAAATATCTTGAGAATGCCAGGTGCCTTTTTGGTCCTGAAAGATCGGATCCTTTGGAGTCATACCTATAGACATATAGGGGATGAACCTGATTGGACCAAGCTGCCGGGTTGCACTCCGATCCCTTCTTCCGTGGACGATTACGATACTGGGATCTTGCCGGCGTAA
- a CDS encoding carcinine hydrolase/isopenicillin-N N-acyltransferase family protein encodes MCDTFVATPDLTSSGRMIFGKNSDREPNEAQCLVRLSEKNHKESSVRVSFLDIPQAKKSKEILISRPFHLWGAEMGANSKGVTIGNEAVFTRIPIEKKNNGLTGMDLLRIALERSDSASEAKDCIIEHLERFGQDACGGYANRNFFYHNSFIIADAKDAFVLETADKFWAWKKVHGFYSISNGLTLESNYDGLHSGAIDFARAKGWLRKGENFSFKGIFSDSLYTTFSKCKIRRGITSKAGEFFGSALGIPEAMQILRLEGSGQGSSPMKLTLGGFPSKDPRFNPSDAGMGSVCLHAGGPLSPNQTTSSFLAELDPDPTYSQFWATGTSIPSISIFIPFSLPGKAALEGKVVQPGATPDASLWWNHEILYRLCLRNYRKAVPIFSAELKEVQEKYIQKVEWTLSQPRHRSLDTISEEALTDAARLYSKWRNQVSELAAKGNLFPSAWVSPIYRASWAVWNRKARINSRVLDGSDLPFKPAFF; translated from the coding sequence ATGTGCGATACATTCGTTGCTACTCCTGATCTTACTTCTTCTGGGAGAATGATCTTCGGTAAAAATTCGGATCGAGAACCGAATGAGGCCCAATGCCTAGTCCGTCTTTCGGAAAAGAATCATAAAGAAAGTTCTGTTCGTGTCAGTTTTCTGGACATTCCCCAAGCAAAGAAGTCCAAAGAAATTTTGATCTCTCGTCCTTTTCATCTTTGGGGAGCGGAGATGGGAGCAAATTCTAAAGGAGTGACGATCGGGAACGAAGCAGTCTTTACTCGTATTCCGATCGAAAAGAAAAACAACGGATTGACCGGAATGGACTTACTTAGGATCGCCTTGGAAAGATCCGATTCCGCTTCGGAAGCGAAAGATTGCATCATAGAACATCTGGAAAGATTTGGTCAGGACGCGTGCGGAGGATACGCGAATCGAAATTTCTTCTATCATAATAGTTTTATTATCGCGGATGCCAAGGATGCCTTCGTGTTAGAGACCGCAGACAAATTCTGGGCTTGGAAGAAGGTCCATGGTTTCTATTCCATTTCGAATGGACTCACACTCGAATCGAATTACGACGGATTGCATTCGGGCGCGATCGATTTTGCTAGGGCCAAGGGATGGTTAAGGAAAGGAGAGAATTTCTCGTTCAAAGGTATCTTCTCCGATTCCCTTTACACTACATTCAGTAAATGTAAAATACGCAGAGGGATCACTTCTAAGGCGGGAGAATTCTTCGGTTCCGCTTTGGGAATTCCGGAAGCAATGCAGATCCTTAGATTGGAAGGAAGCGGTCAGGGCAGTTCTCCTATGAAACTAACCTTAGGAGGATTTCCTTCCAAGGATCCAAGATTCAATCCGAGCGACGCAGGAATGGGTTCGGTATGTTTGCATGCAGGAGGTCCTCTTTCTCCTAATCAGACGACTTCTTCTTTTCTGGCGGAATTGGATCCGGATCCTACTTATTCCCAGTTTTGGGCAACGGGCACTTCAATCCCTTCTATCTCGATTTTTATTCCATTTTCCCTTCCGGGCAAAGCTGCCTTAGAAGGAAAAGTAGTGCAACCGGGAGCCACTCCGGACGCTTCTCTCTGGTGGAACCATGAAATATTGTATAGACTCTGTCTTAGGAATTATCGAAAGGCAGTTCCGATATTTAGCGCGGAGTTAAAGGAAGTCCAAGAAAAATACATTCAAAAAGTAGAATGGACTCTTTCTCAACCTAGGCATCGCTCCTTGGATACGATCTCGGAGGAAGCTCTGACGGACGCAGCCAGGCTTTATTCCAAATGGAGGAACCAGGTTAGCGAATTGGCCGCGAAAGGGAATTTATTTCCTTCGGCTTGGGTCTCTCCTATTTACAGGGCAAGCTGGGCCGTTTGGAACCGAAAAGCCAGGATCAATTCCAGAGTGTTAGATGGATCGGATCTTCCCTTTAAGCCTGCTTTTTTTTGA